A region from the Arthrobacter gengyunqii genome encodes:
- a CDS encoding SDR family NAD(P)-dependent oxidoreductase: protein MRILVTGSADGLGRSAAESLLAAGHDVVVHARNQERAAALEPLINRGAELVVADFSDPDAVRPAAAELNAGNPLNSVIHNAGVARGTAVMPVNVVAPYLLTALLDGPQRHVYLSSNDHYAGRASLAGVDWQGRTAGSYADSKLYVTAFSAALARLRRDLLSNSVDPGWVPTKMGGPGAPDDLALGHQTQEWLASSEDPDALSSGGYWYHRRRRQPHPSVHDVEFQDSLLQALEEETGTPLQV from the coding sequence GTGAGGATCCTGGTCACGGGTTCAGCGGACGGTCTTGGAAGATCAGCGGCGGAGTCGCTGCTCGCGGCAGGGCACGACGTCGTTGTTCACGCCCGCAACCAGGAGCGGGCGGCAGCGCTCGAGCCGCTGATCAACCGCGGGGCGGAGCTCGTCGTTGCCGACTTCAGCGACCCGGACGCGGTGCGCCCTGCCGCCGCAGAACTCAATGCCGGCAACCCGCTGAACTCCGTTATTCACAACGCCGGGGTGGCCCGCGGCACGGCCGTCATGCCCGTGAATGTTGTTGCACCCTACCTTCTGACCGCACTGCTCGACGGGCCGCAGCGGCACGTCTACCTGAGCAGCAACGACCACTACGCCGGGCGCGCCTCACTCGCCGGAGTTGACTGGCAGGGCCGGACGGCCGGTTCGTACGCGGACAGCAAGTTGTACGTCACTGCGTTTTCCGCGGCGCTGGCCAGGCTGCGGCGGGATCTGCTCAGCAACTCGGTGGATCCCGGCTGGGTTCCCACCAAGATGGGCGGCCCCGGAGCGCCTGACGATCTGGCACTGGGCCACCAAACCCAGGAATGGCTCGCCTCCAGCGAGGACCCCGACGCGCTGTCCAGCGGCGGGTATTGGTACCACCGGCGACGGCGGCAGCCGCACCCGTCAGTGCATGACGTCGAGTTCCAGGACAGTCTGCTCCAGGCCTTGGAGGAAGAGACCGGAACGCCGCTGCAGGTTTAA